The Tenrec ecaudatus isolate mTenEca1 chromosome 14, mTenEca1.hap1, whole genome shotgun sequence genome contains a region encoding:
- the LOC142426662 gene encoding olfactory receptor 11H12-like → MFLLNLQSADPMNVSKPYSSFAPVSEFELLGFSFEWQIQSLLFSLFTTAYVMTITGNIAILCAVWCDQRLHTPMYIFLGNFSFLEIWYVSSTVPKMLVNFLSETKTISFAGCFLQFYFFFSLGISESFLLAVMAFDRYLAICRPLHYPNIMTGYLCAKLVTVCWVCGFLWFLIPIVLMSQMPFCGPNIIDHVVCDPGPLFALACTSAPRIQLLCYTLTSLVIFGTFFFILGSYTLVLVAVLRVPSDTGRRKAFSTCGSHLAVVSLFYGSLMVMYVSPGLGHSAGRQKVATLFYAMVTPLFNPLIYSLRNKDMKAALRKVVGLSSAR, encoded by the coding sequence ATGTTTCTCTTAAATTTGCAGAGTGCTGACCCAATGAATGTCTCTAAGCCATACTCCAGTTTTGCTCCCGTGAGTGAATTTGAACTCCTAGGTTTCTCCTTTGAGTGGCAGATCCAGAGCCTCTTGTTCTCCCTCTTTACCACAGCCTACGTTATGACCATAACAGGAAACATTGCTATTCTCTGTGCAGTGTGGTGTGACCAGAGACTTCACACGCCCATGTACATATTCCTGGGGAATTTCTCCTTCCTAGAGATCTGGTATGTCTCTTCGACAGTCCCCAAGATGCTGGTCAACTTTCTCTCAGAGACAAAAACTATTTCCTTTGCTGGTTGCTTCCTCcaattctatttctttttctctttgggcATATCTGAAAGCTTCCTTTTGGCTGTCATGGCTTTTGATCGATACCTTGCTATCTGTCGCCCCTTGCACTACCCTAATATCATGACTGGGTATCTCTGTGCTAAACTAGTCACTGTCTGCTGGGTTTGTGGGTTTCTGTGGTTCCTGATCCCCATTGTTCTTATGTCTCAGATGCCCTTCTGTGGCCCAAACATCATTGACCATGTTGTGTGTGATCCAGGACCACTGTTTGCATTGGCATGTACCTCTGCACCAAGGATCCAATTGCTTTGCTATACTCTCACCTCCTTAGTTATCTTTGGTACCTTCTTCTTCATCCTTGGATCTTATACTCTTGTACTAGTAGCTGTGTTACGTGTACCTTCAGACACTGGAAGACGTAAAGCCTTCTCAACATGTGGATCTCATTTGGCTGTGGTATCACTGTTCTATGGCTCCCTGATGGTCATGTATGTGAGCCCAGGACTCGGACATTCTGCTGGGAGGCAGAAAGTTGCAACATTGTTCTATGCTATGGTGACCCCGCTCTTCAACCCTCTCATCTACAGCCTCCGGAATAAGGACATGAAAGCagccttgaggaaagttgtggggCTTTCTAGTGCAAGGTAG
- the LOC142425691 gene encoding olfactory receptor 11H12-like isoform X1 — translation MFLLYFQSTDQMNVSKQDSNFASVSEFVLLGFSFEWQIQSLLFSLFTTTYIMTITGNSAILCAVWCDQRLHTPMYIFLGNFSFLEIWYVSSTVPKMLVNFLSETKTISFAGCFLQFYFFFSLGISESFLLSVMAFDRYLAICRPLHYPNIMTGYLCAKLVTVCWICGFLWFLTPVIVMSQMPFCGPNIIDHVVCDPGPLFALACSSAPRIQLLCYTLSSLIIFGNFFFILGSYTLVVVAVLRVPSATGRRKAFSTCGSHLAVVSLFYGSLMVMYVNPGVGHSAGMQKVATLFYAMVTPLFNPLIYSLRNKDMKAALRKVVGLSSIS, via the coding sequence ATGTTTCTCTTATATTTTCAGAGTACTGATCAAATGAATGTCTCCAAGCAGGATTCCAATTTTGCTTCTGTGAGTGAATTTGTACTCCTAGGTTTCTCCTTTGAGTGGCAGATCCAGAGCCTCTTGTTCTCACTCTTTACCACAACCTACATTATGACCATAACAGGAAACAGTGCTATTCTCTGTGCAGTATGGTGTGACCAGAGACTTCACACGCCCATGTACATATTCCTGGGGAATTTCTCCTTCCTAGAGATCTGGTATGTCTCTTCGACAGTCCCCAAGATGTTGGTCAACTTTCTCTCAGAGACAAAAACTATTTCCTTTGCCGGTTGCTTCCTccaattctatttctttttttctttgggcATATCTGAAAGCTTCCTTTTGTCTGTCATGGCTTTTGATCGATACCTTGCTATCTGTCGTCCCTTACACTACCCTAATATCATGACCGGATATCTCTGTGCTAAACTAGTCACTGTCTGCTGGATTTGTGGGTTTCTGTGGTTCCTGACCCCTGTTATTGTCATGTCTCAGATGCCCTTCTGTGGCCCAAATATTATTGACCATGTTGTGTGTGATCCAGGACCACTGTTTGCATTAGCATGTAGCTCTGCACCAAGGATCCAATTGCTTTGCTATACTCTCAGCTCATTAATTATCTTTGGTAACTTCTTCTTCATCCTTGGATCCTATACGCTTGTTGTAGTAGCTGTGTTACGTGTACCTTCAGCCACAGGAAGACGTAAAGCCTTCTCAACATGTGGATCTCATTTGGCCGTGGTATCACTGTTCTATGGCTCCCTGATGGTCATGTATGTGAACCCAGGAGTCGGACATTCTGCTGGGATGCAGAAAGTTGCAACACTGTTCTATGCTATGGTGACTCCACTCTTCAACCCTCTCATCTACAGCCTCCGGAATAAGGACATGAAAGCagccttgaggaaagttgtggggCTTTCTAGCATTAGCTAG
- the LOC142425691 gene encoding olfactory receptor 11H12-like isoform X2 — MNVSKQDSNFASVSEFVLLGFSFEWQIQSLLFSLFTTTYIMTITGNSAILCAVWCDQRLHTPMYIFLGNFSFLEIWYVSSTVPKMLVNFLSETKTISFAGCFLQFYFFFSLGISESFLLSVMAFDRYLAICRPLHYPNIMTGYLCAKLVTVCWICGFLWFLTPVIVMSQMPFCGPNIIDHVVCDPGPLFALACSSAPRIQLLCYTLSSLIIFGNFFFILGSYTLVVVAVLRVPSATGRRKAFSTCGSHLAVVSLFYGSLMVMYVNPGVGHSAGMQKVATLFYAMVTPLFNPLIYSLRNKDMKAALRKVP; from the exons ATGAATGTCTCCAAGCAGGATTCCAATTTTGCTTCTGTGAGTGAATTTGTACTCCTAGGTTTCTCCTTTGAGTGGCAGATCCAGAGCCTCTTGTTCTCACTCTTTACCACAACCTACATTATGACCATAACAGGAAACAGTGCTATTCTCTGTGCAGTATGGTGTGACCAGAGACTTCACACGCCCATGTACATATTCCTGGGGAATTTCTCCTTCCTAGAGATCTGGTATGTCTCTTCGACAGTCCCCAAGATGTTGGTCAACTTTCTCTCAGAGACAAAAACTATTTCCTTTGCCGGTTGCTTCCTccaattctatttctttttttctttgggcATATCTGAAAGCTTCCTTTTGTCTGTCATGGCTTTTGATCGATACCTTGCTATCTGTCGTCCCTTACACTACCCTAATATCATGACCGGATATCTCTGTGCTAAACTAGTCACTGTCTGCTGGATTTGTGGGTTTCTGTGGTTCCTGACCCCTGTTATTGTCATGTCTCAGATGCCCTTCTGTGGCCCAAATATTATTGACCATGTTGTGTGTGATCCAGGACCACTGTTTGCATTAGCATGTAGCTCTGCACCAAGGATCCAATTGCTTTGCTATACTCTCAGCTCATTAATTATCTTTGGTAACTTCTTCTTCATCCTTGGATCCTATACGCTTGTTGTAGTAGCTGTGTTACGTGTACCTTCAGCCACAGGAAGACGTAAAGCCTTCTCAACATGTGGATCTCATTTGGCCGTGGTATCACTGTTCTATGGCTCCCTGATGGTCATGTATGTGAACCCAGGAGTCGGACATTCTGCTGGGATGCAGAAAGTTGCAACACTGTTCTATGCTATGGTGACTCCACTCTTCAACCCTCTCATCTACAGCCTCCGGAATAAGGACATGAAAGCagccttgaggaaagtt CCCTAA